The sequence aaataaaattatttgatcTACTATGATTAGTTTGAttagaaataatgataaatataAGATTAAAATAGGCATCAAATTTACTTTAAACATTAGCTTGAGATTTATTAGGATATTTTTGGGGCTATATTGCAGCTGTATAGCTGAGAAACATAAAATTAAGGCCGACATTTTGCCATCTTTTAGTTGTGGTTTAGCTagaagttttttaaaattatattgaattTTGCCAGTAAATTTTGACCAAGATAATTAGTCACTCAATCCATGCTACGGCCTATATTGTGGTTAATCCATAATAAATCTCCAACTAACATAATTTAATTGAGATTAGCTACGAAATAACTATTGTTTATTTCGTAGCTAATTGTTGATTTTCTTGTAGTGTTCTTTGAACTTTTTTGTTatttaaattcattattattaattttagggttaatgaactttttggtccctctaaatattgcaaatttcgtttttagtccctccaaaattttcctttaagaaatcgtcgcttcaaaaattttcgtctaaactattggtccctaacgtcaaatttgctagagattagctacgactttagccaccgattagctacgaaatttgacgttagggaccaattgtttggaagaaaaattttgaagggacgatttcttgaagggaaaatttggagggactaaaaacaaaatttgaaatatttaaagggacgaaaaagtttattaacccttaattttattatttttacctttttaaataattaaattaaatcagattttcaaaattgtgttttttttaaatataattctaatttaaatttttagattAAATTGAAGATTATTTTGTAATTAATCTTAGCAAATCTAATATGAACTAATAATGTAAAGAAAaggtaataattaaaaaatgttgAAACCAAACTAATTATTAATCAATAACATTAatacacaaaaacaaaaacaaaaaatacttAAGGTTTATATTTTTAGGATAGATATATTAGAATTCTTGATCAGTCTCATATAAATTGAGATAGACGGAGACTATTATTTTAAAAGGGTTTAACAAGACGTGTGGATTTGATTTGctctatttataataaataagatttgtttattaaattaaaatcttTGGATTCTTCTATTATTCTATTAAAAAATTTAGGTGAAATTTTATATGAATCAAATTTAATGATATatgatgtaaaaaaaattaaattaaatcaaatcgatggatttgattatttattaataataatcaaatcaacaaaaaaattaaaaacaaaagtaaataataatcaaatcatcaaaataatttaaaactttATTTCTATATTTATTACATATAAAAATTTCCATGAATATATTTCTAAATATTAGTATCTTTACCAAAAATCTAAGTCTAATAACATAAtccaaaattgattttatttatatgcTTGAGAAAGATATATCATTGATAACTCAAAACAATATCAATAATTAGTCTAGAATAGaatagtatttaaaagaaaattaggGTTAAGAACATTACACATCTTGGTTTGTTTTCTTAAAGaaattaatcataatttctcaTGGATCAAAATTGTTATTTGCTTTTACGACTTTGGTTAACCCCATATAATCACCAACTATTTTCTTTGGAAAGTGGCTCTTCTCCAAAGCAAGTTTCTACATCTTTTCCAAATCTCTCCCATCATATTATTTCCAATTCTTGTAACGGTTTAATATGTTTGTATACTGATTTTTCTTGTGGAAGAGATGTTTTTCTATGCAACCCTACAACAAAGGAGACGAGGCTTCTTCCATCGTCATCTTTGGCCATAAAAACAAAAGATGGCATGATACTAGGAGTTGGAATGGGACATGATCATAGAAACAAAGATTTAATTAAGGTTGTTAGGATGTGGATTAGCTACCACAAATGCCGTTGTAAGAACTATATTGttgaagaatatgatttaagaagTGATTCTTGGAGAATAATTGAAAGTGCCAACCCATGGAGTTGTGAGTTTGAAACTTCTTCTTTTGCAATGCATTGTAGAGGGGTTTATTATTGGTGGGGAATGGTTAAAGGCTTGAGTACAACAATTGTTACATTGGATGTGGGAGGTGGGTTTCTTAACAAGGTGGCATTGCCAAAAGATGTTGATATTAGTACTTCAAGTGGAAGATATTTGGGTGTTTTGAATGAATGTATAACATTGGTTTGTCGTAATTGTTGTGATCAAAATTCGAACTTTGATATTTGGGCGAAGAATGGAGGTGGTAATGTGGATTCTTGTTGGACCAAAGTTCGAACTATAGAGAATAGTTCACCTTGTGTtccattagtattttggaagggAAGAGAGCTTCTTCTAAAAATGTTTGATAAGGTGAGATCTTATAATGTTGATACGAAGGAAATTCGTAATGTCAATTTTGAGAATGAAGACAGAGGAATTGTTGATATATGTGAAGCTATATTTTGCGAGAAGAGTCAAATTTCAGTTAAATCTCTACCAACAGTGATTTAAGGCAAAAAGAAGTCATCTCctttaatatcattttttttattaattactcaatcttatattttttttatgttgattttgcaattttagaaattgattcataatgtaattatgttttttttattattgacaatgaataaattaatttagCTACGTCTTTATACTGCTTCCATATATATTGAAAAATTCATCTATCTCGAGGCCTTCATGAGATTTCCAAAAATTGAGCATACTTGAGATCAAATGTCATTTCCTCGTCGCATAAGATGAAAAAGTTATGAAATCAGAAttataattaagtaaaaaatataataatattagttttgtttttgttgcAGAGTACAGTGACTAAAAttaaagttttattaaaaaattatgtatAGGAAAAAGtttttcaataatatttttttaaatcactTTAATTTCAACAgatagaaaaaaattgaaaataaaaatcttcaaaagttttaatatttatttaaaagaaaatgttatttaaaaaataaattaaaggttttttaatcaatttttattttggaaatttATAAGTTGGCACAAACGCTGGTTAccataaatttatttttacattttaaatatataaattggaACTAAATTTTCAAAAGTCATactaattgatatatatatatatatatatatatatatatatatatatatatatatatatatatatatatatatatattacttccatattttttattttccaagTATAACGGAGTAGTTTTATTTATATgcatatctttttattttaaaataatatatttatattcaagaaatttaaaatatttaaattaaaaataaaagtagtAAGTCAACCTACTCTAATAGATATGGCTCTATTTGGCATGCCACTTtttgagcttatgtcttatagcttatagcttataagctcatataacaataaaagacctgtttggtaacggtcttttcattacgagcttatagcttattttactagcttatagcttatttttcagacgctatttcaaatagcgttttagcttatagcttatagcttaacattttttcttccatttttacccttattattttaactaaaatccacttttaccctctataatttattttagtttaaaataaaataattatatattaaatgtcctttatgtcattttaattaatcagctagttgaaccgctaattttaccaaacacttcaatcagCTTATCAACTATAAGTtatcagtcatcagctataagctataagctatcagtcatcagccatcagccatAAGCTATTAGCTataagctagcttatcagtcaactgctatttttaccaaacagagccaaaATTGAAGAGATTCCACTAAAAAAATTCTTTGGGATAGAACAGGGGCAACTaagaattttaatttgattttgagatAAAATATAGGTTAATAGTAATTAATCCCCCTTGTATTGTTTGCAAATTTTGCTTTTTTTCTTCCCTACTTTTTGACagccattttttcaaaaaaaacgttGTTAAAATTTGCCTTTAACAACGGTGGAAGGTAAACCGAAACACACTCATTTACatgggtgaattactattaaccctaaaatataattaggtgaaattttaaaaatatggatAGTTAGTTTAATTGGATTTAAATGACTCGATAGAAAAATATGATGATATTCAATCCACTTTAATAAAATTTAGATTCATTTTTTAATGTCaaacttataatttaaaaaaaaaagttattaaatATTGATAATATAAATATATGATTAACTAATAGAATGATACAAAATGTTGCATAAATACTATCAATTAACATTATTGAATAACAATTATCAATTATGGAATAATAGGTACGATTAACAACAATCAAAATTTAGAttcatttttaaatatgaaaattacaatttaaaaaattatattaaatattaaatagaaagaTATGGTTAACTAAAataattgatacaaattttgCATATATACTCCCAATTAACATTATTGAATAATATGAAAAGATATGATTAACTAATAGAAATATAATAtactaaaaaaattaacattattGAATAcaatcaattatttttttaaaataaaaaaaagtattcaaatataaataattatgcttattttaattttgtaaaaaagtTCATAGTTTTATCAAATTTAAACCAAGTTTATAAAAAAgctttaaaaatatttagttgccttgtgattttgaatttgtttaattaatttataacttttatttagATCTAAATATGACATAGCACCTAAAATTAAACTCTTTGATACaacttttaataaaattatttatatgcaAATCCTACAACATTTAATATTTAAGAAATAACTTctcaataataaattaaatccattGATTTGATTCATtatcttctctttttcaaataataataaaaaatagattttttaaaattaaaagcaaatcaaattcataaaatattcaaTTTGTAAAAGATTttcacaaatcaaatcaaattcataaaatattcaatttaTAAAAGATTTTCACAAAATTGAGAATATAAAAATCCCCTACCTCTATTCATAAATCAGTTGACATCACTATTTCTTTCTTCTCTCATGTAAGTATACATTCCTTTTCTCTACATTATCAACTTTTCTTTTCTCCCAAAATAGTATCTTCATGTTAATTAATGGTTTAAGGTTTTATTAGTTCTTTACTTACCTTTTTTTCTTGAGTAAATTGAAAATAACAACAAATAATGATTTTGTAGAAATATAAAGAGATGGAGAATTTTGGAATTCATGGTTCTAATGTGAAGTTTGGAATGACCGATGAACAAGTCGAAACTCTTCGAAAACAAATTGCAGTTTACGCATACATCTCTGAATTACTCATTCATAAACACAAACACTCTTCTGCTCGCCAACATCTCACTAATGGTAAGTTTGAACGCTTTTATTGCTATTAGAAAGAGTACTCTTTTCGTTTTGAAAGAGTACGcttttatcaaattttaattattataaatgagTTTATGTTTCGTTTTGATTGTCAGATGTTGGGGTGAGAATGTTTTGTGACTCAAAATTGATCGACAAATTAAGTTTTAGGCAGCGTTGGAAAGCAACAACTCCACAAATTCAAGCTTTGGAGCAAATATATGCAGCTAATCCGAGGAAGCCTCCAAATAAGGAAATCATAAAGAAGATAACCATTGATTTAAGCAAGTATGGGAAAATTTCTGAGAGCAATGTATATAATTGGTTTCAGAATAGACGTGCTAGGGAAAAGAAGTATAGTAGTGTTGATGCAAAATCAAAAGTAGAAACTACAATTGATTCCAAAGGTAAGATGATTGAACCGGATGAGCTTGCGGCCTTACCTAAAGAAAATTTAGGTCACCAAAACACTCAACTGGATTCTGACTTTTTACCGTACTTTAATCCAGAAATAGATGACAGTTTTGCGATATTCTAAAAATTATGATCTTATGCTTGATTTTCATGAAATCCTATAGAAACTTTGATCCCGcatttgttaatttattttaaatattatgaataattttttattatttttacttctaataatatctcaagctcaaattttttattatagtATTTTTAATCTTTTAGCTTAATATATTAATTAGGCCAATGTGATGCTCGTTTTTCCTTTCATTATTATATATTCATTATCCATATCTTTAGTCAATAATATTGAATAGTTATTGTTATAATAatcatattaaatattttattatctaagctttttatatataaaaaattaaatttaaattttatatttacta comes from Vicia villosa cultivar HV-30 ecotype Madison, WI unplaced genomic scaffold, Vvil1.0 ctg.001554F_1_1, whole genome shotgun sequence and encodes:
- the LOC131635805 gene encoding uncharacterized protein LOC131635805, coding for MDQNCYLLLRLWLTPYNHQLFSLESGSSPKQVSTSFPNLSHHIISNSCNGLICLYTDFSCGRDVFLCNPTTKETRLLPSSSLAIKTKDGMILGVGMGHDHRNKDLIKVVRMWISYHKCRCKNYIVEEYDLRSDSWRIIESANPWSCEFETSSFAMHCRGVYYWWGMVKGLSTTIVTLDVGGGFLNKVALPKDVDISTSSGRYLGVLNECITLVCRNCCDQNSNFDIWAKNGGGNVDSCWTKVRTIENSSPCVPLVFWKGRELLLKMFDKVRSYNVDTKEIRNVNFENEDRGIVDICEAIFCEKSQISVKSLPTVI
- the LOC131635806 gene encoding WUSCHEL-related homeobox 13-like, producing the protein MENFGIHGSNVKFGMTDEQVETLRKQIAVYAYISELLIHKHKHSSARQHLTNDVGVRMFCDSKLIDKLSFRQRWKATTPQIQALEQIYAANPRKPPNKEIIKKITIDLSKYGKISESNVYNWFQNRRAREKKYSSVDAKSKVETTIDSKGKMIEPDELAALPKENLGHQNTQLDSDFLPYFNPEIDDSFAIF